From the genome of Psychrobacter sp. M13:
TCAAAGCCTAACCCCTCAGCAGTGTCAAGTTAGTAATTGGCAAGATATTGGTTATGCAGATGGCTTGCAGGGACGTTCTGGCGCTTATTTTGGCAATCACGCCAATGACTGTGCTAGCGTAGTCGGTGCAACCCCAAATCGTATGCTGTGGGAGCAAGGTCGTCAAGTCGGTCTTAAAAGTTACTGTACGGAGCTCAACGCCTATAAAGCAGGGCGCGAAGGTTACGACTGGCAGCCTGTTTGTCCACTCGAAGGTATTGAAAAACTAGAAGAAGCCTACTCTCAAGGTCGCTATTATTATATCCGTCAGCGCGATTTGGATTATCTGCGCTCGCCCTATCCTTTTGGATATGGTGGCCGTTTAGGTTATGGTCGCTATGGGTATACACCATTTGGCTATGGTCCTTACAATCATGGCTGGTAAGTGCATTTTTATAAATCGATGATGTCAGCTATCAATAAAAGAAAACCTTACAAAATTACTTTTGCAAGGTTGGAGAAAAAAGCCATTATTTTATTTATTTTTCTTATT
Proteins encoded in this window:
- a CDS encoding DUF2799 domain-containing protein, with the protein product MSYFLNVTTINKQSLGLVAIGTAMLALSGCATTQSLTPQQCQVSNWQDIGYADGLQGRSGAYFGNHANDCASVVGATPNRMLWEQGRQVGLKSYCTELNAYKAGREGYDWQPVCPLEGIEKLEEAYSQGRYYYIRQRDLDYLRSPYPFGYGGRLGYGRYGYTPFGYGPYNHGW